Proteins from a genomic interval of Diospyros lotus cultivar Yz01 chromosome 6, ASM1463336v1, whole genome shotgun sequence:
- the LOC127803414 gene encoding leucine-rich repeat receptor-like serine/threonine-protein kinase BAM1 produces MRFLLFLLLLLIYLHLHRLTAARLPQYKALLSLKAAISDDSQTLSSWDISTSHCTWSGVTCDSYRHVIALDISGRNLSGTLSSDVGHLRFLLHLTVAVNQISGPIPPEISLISGLRYLNLSNNVFNETFPSQLARLKSLQVLDLYNNNMTGVLPVVVSEMTSLRHLHLGGNYFSGTIPLEYGRFPSLEYLAVSGNELVGAIPPEIGNLSTLQQLYVGYYNAFSGGIPPEIGNLSGLIRFDGANCGLTGEIPPEIGKLQNLDTLFLQVNALSGPLTTELGYLKSLKSMDLSNNVFSGEIPASFAELKNLTLLNLFRNKLHGSIPDFIADLPKLEVLQLWENNFTGSIPQGLGTNGKLQLVDLSSNKLTGTLPPNLCSSNSLQTLITLGNFLLGPIPESLGECQSLSRIRMGENYLNGSIPKGLLSLPKLTQVELQDNLLSGGFPETHSTSVSLGQISLSNNHLTGSLPASIGNFSAVQKLLLDGNQFSGGIPPEIGRLQQLSKIDFSHNSFSGPIAPEISKCRFLTFLDLSRNQLSGEIPTEITGMRILNYLNVSKNHLVGSIPASIASMQSLTSVDFSYNNLSGLVPGTGQFSYFNYTSFLGNPELCGPYLGPCKDGIASSTHQGHVKRSFSASLKLLLVVGLLVCSIVFAIAAIIKARSLKKASEAQAWKLTAFQRLDFTCDDVLDCLKEDNIIGKGGAGIVYKGAMPNGDQVAVKRLPGMSCGSFHDHGFNAEIQTLGRIRHRHIVRLLGFCSNHETNLLVYEYMPNGSLGEVLHGKKGGHLHWDTRYKIAVEAAKGLCYLHHDCSPIILHRDVKSNNILLDSNFEAHVADFGLAKFLQDSGTSECMSAIAGSYGYIAPEYAYTLKVDEKSDVYSFGVVLLELVSGRKPVGEFGDGVDIVQWVRKMTNGQKEGVLKILDPRLPTVPIHEVMHVFYVAMLCVEEQAVERPTMREVVQILTELPKQPSQKQGGDLTDSPPPPASAVESPIAAPKDARERHQPPVPPPQSPPPDLLSI; encoded by the exons ATGCGATTTCTACTCTTCCTACTACTACTGCTAATCTACTTGCATCTTCACCGTCTAACTGCTGCTCGTCTGCCGCAATACAAGGCCCTGCTCTCCCTGAAAGCAGCCATCTCCGACGACTCCCAAACGCTGTCCTCCTGGGACATCTCCACTAGCCATTGCACATGGTCTGGGGTCACGTGCGATTCATACCGCCACGTCATAGCGCTAGACATCTCTGGCCGCAACCTCTCCGGTACTCTCTCCTCCGATGTCGGCCACCTTCGCTTCCTCCTTCACCTCACTGTTGCCGTCAACCAGATCTCCGGTCCTATTCCACCTGAAATCTCCCTAATATCCGGCCTGCGCTACCTCAATCTCTCCAACAATGTGTTCAATGAAACATTCCCTTCGCAACTGGCTCGTCTTAAAAGCCTCCAAGTGCTGGACCTTTATAACAATAACATGACCGGAGTCCTACCTGTCGTCGTCTCCGAAATGACAAGCCTCCGCCACCTTCACCTTGGCGGCAATTACTTCTCCGGTACCATTCCCCTGGAGTACGGCCGCTTTCCATCCCTGGAGTACCTGGCGGTTTCAGGCAACGAGCTGGTCGGCGCTATTCCTCCTGAAATCGGAAACTTATCGACGCTACAACAACTCTATGTCGGGTACTACAACGCCTTTTCCGGAGGAATACCACCAGAGATCGGAAACTTATCCGGGCTCATCCGATTCGACGGTGCGAACTGTGGCCTCACCGGCGAGATTCCGCCAGAGATTGGCAAGCTTCAGAACTTGGACACTCTGTTTCTACAAGTGAACGCCCTCTCCGGACCGCTTACCACGGAGCTTGGTTACTTGAAGAGCTTGAAATCAATGGATCTATCAAACAACGTGTTTTCCGGGGAAATACCAGCCTCATTTGCTGAGCTCAAGAACTTAACACTTCTCAATCTATTCCGAAACAAGCTCCACGGCTCCATACCGGACTTCATCGCCGATTTGCCGAAGCTGGAGGTGTTGCAACTCTGGGAGAACAACTTCACCGGCAGCATACCTCAAGGTTTGGGGACGAATGGAAAGCTTCAACTCGTCGATCTCTCTTCGAATAAACTAACCGGAACTCTTCCTCCAAATTTGTGCTCCAGTAATTCTCTGCAAACATTAATCACTTTAGGCAACTTCTTGCTCGGTCCCATTCCAGAATCGCTAGGCGAATGCCAATCGCTGAGCCGAATTCGCATGGGAGAGAACTATCTTAATGGCTCGATTCCGAAGGGCCTCCTGAGCCTTCCTAAGCTCACGCAGGTCGAACTTCAAGACAATCTTCTATCTGGAGGATTTCCTGAAACTCATTCAACATCTGTCAGTCTTGGACAGATTAGTCTGTCCAATAACCATCTCACTGGTTCATTACCGGCGAGTATTGGCAACTTTTCCGCCGTCCAGAAGCTTCTGCTAGATGGAAATCAGTTCTCTGGCGGCATTCCTCCTGAAATCGGGAGGTTGCAACAGCTATCAAAGATTGACTTCAGCCACAACAGTTTCTCTGGCCCAATTGCCCCGGAAATCAGCAAGTGCAGGTTCTTGACTTTCCTTGACCTCAGCCGGAACCAGCTCTCGGGCGAAATTCCGACTGAGATTACAGGTATGCGGATACTGAATTACTTGAATGTGTCCAAAAACCACTTAGTGGGAAGCATTCCAGCCTCCATAGCTTCAATGCAAAGCCTGacttccgttgatttttcgtaTAATAATCTATCTGGCCTAGTCCCGGGCACTGGTCAGTTCAGTTACTTCAACTATACTTCTTTTCTTGGCAATCCTGAACTCTGCGGCCCGTACTTGGGTCCTTGCAAAGATGGGATCGCCAGTAGCACTCACCAGGGGCATGTTAAGAGGTCATTCTCAGCTTCTTTGAAGCTGTTGCTTGTTGTTGGGTTGCTAGTTTGTTCAATTGTTTTTGCGATTGCTGCAATAATCAAGGCCCGATCACTGAAGAAGGCAAGTGAGGCACAGGCATGGAAGCTCACCGCATTCCAACGTCTGGATTTCACTTGTGATGATGTCTTGGATTGCCTGAAGGAAGACAACATTATAGGTAAAGGAGGTGCTGGTATTGTTTACAAGGGTGCGATGCCAAATGGTGACCAGGTTGCAGTGAAAAGGTTGCCAGGAATGAGTTGTGGGTCATTCCATGACCATGGTTTCAATGCAGAGATACAGACCCTTGGGAGGATTAGGCACCGTCACATTGTAAGATTATTGGGGTTCTGTTCAAACCACGAAACAAATCTTTTAGTTTACGAGTACATGCCCAATGGTAGCTTAGGAGAAGTGCTTCATGGCAAGAAAGGGGGCCATCTGCACTGGGACACAAGGTATAAGATTGCAGTGGAAGCTGCCAAGGGCCTCTGTTATCTTCACCATGATTGTTCCCCTATTATCCTCCATCGAGATGTGAAGTCCAACAATATCCTGCTTGATTCCAATTTTGAAGCACATGTGGCTGATTTTGGCCTGGCCAAGTTCTTGCAGGATTCCGGCACTTCTGAGTGCATGTCAGCTATTGCTGGTTCATATGGATATATTGCACCAG AATACGCCTACACACTCAAGGTTGATGAGAAGAGTGATGTTTACAGCTTTGGGGTAGTTCTTTTAGAACTTGTAAGTGGCAGAAAACCAGTTGGGGAGTTTGGTGATGGAGTAGACATAGTACAGTGGGTGAGGAAGATGACTAATGGGCAGAAGGAAGGGGTGCTAAAGATCCTTGACCCAAGACTTCCCACAGTCCCCATCCATGAGGTGATGCACGTATTCTATGTGGCAATGCTCTGCGTTGAAGAACAGGCGGTTGAGCGCCCTACGATGCGGGAAGTTGTCCAAATACTAACAGAGCTGCCAAAGCAACCCAGTCAAAAACAGGGAGGAGACTTGACTGATTCACCCCCGCCTCCAGCCAGTGCAGTAGAGTCTCCTATTGCAGCACCTAAGGATGCAAGAGAACGCCATCAGCCACCAGTGCCGCCGCCTCAGTCTCCACCACCTGA
- the LOC127803720 gene encoding transcription factor NAI1-like has protein sequence MGERALEGAAAATNQYIRSSINLSDAPLELELKTRSSFKDHSVSPSSIENKAVDLMDFSEETWLSEMGIEDPAFFQQWPSNCLADAEPELTYFSSETYSSSPSFYAGITQIQTSQTGDKKPAKQVKTSHWNTTFRNENFDFPKPSSSSSSTLISFGNACTTALDCSDYQLYGNLSCIVEDKLKEVLSPRKINFSCDQNPGDALEFDGEMEKVSTMPRTSLQAAKDHVISERKRRASLNQRFIALSAMLPGLQKLDKASIIGGAIKYIKQLEGHANKLEEEVGEKPEEAILSVKRFWLSGEDDASPLDDNFEYCSSNHLFPVMEVRVCDSNVLLRIHCDKHNGCIAKVYTEMQKLRLIILNSSVMPFGQSNLAITITAQREVQSMTAKDIARSLRSALSEITTSCAFEEYRLPNSFASVPYQRVLHLQKAKH, from the exons ATGGGTGAGAGGGCTCTGGAAGGGGCGGCTGCTG CTACAAATCAATATATAAGGAGCAGTATTAATCTTTCTGATGCCCCATTAGAATTAGAATTGAAAACTCGGTCTTCCTTCAAG GATCACTCAGTCTCACCATCTTCGATTGAAAACAAGGCCGTCGATTTGATGGATTTCTCAGAGGAAACGTGGTTATCTgaaatg GGAATCGAAGATCCAGCCTTCTTCCAGCAATGGCCGTCCAACTGTTTGGCTGATGCAGAACCTGAGTTGACCTACTTTTCTTCTGAAACCTACTCAAGTTCGCCGTCTTTCTATGCCGGAATAACACAAATACAGACTTCACAAACTGGGGACAAAAAGCCAGCCAAGCAGGTCAAGACCAGCCACTGGAACACTACGTTCAGAAacgaaaattttgattttccaaAACCCTCGTCTTCCTCCTCGTCCACACTTATTTCTTTTGGGAACGCATGCACTACTGCACTGGACTGTTCAGATTACCAACTGTATGGAAATCTGAGTTGCATCGTGGAGGATAAATTAAAGGAGGTGTTGtctccaagaaaaataaatttctcgTGTGATCAAAACCCAGGCGATGCATTAGAATTTGATGGGGAGATGGAGAAGGTTTCCACCATGCCAAGGACAAGTCTACAGGCGGCTAAAGATCATGTCATCTCAGAGAGGAAGCGACGAGCGAGTTTGAATCAGCGGTTCATAGCTCTATCAGCAATGCTTCCCGGCCTGCAGAAG TTGGACAAGGCCTCCATTATAGGAGGTGCCATTAAGTACATAAAACAACTTGAAGGGCATGCAAATAAGCTGGAGGAAGAGGTTGGGGAAAAGCCTGAAGAAGCCATTCTTAGTGTGAAGAGATTTTGGCTGTCTGGAGAGGATGATGCCTCACCCTTAGACGACAACTTTGAATATTGCAGCTCCAACCATCTATTTCCTGTGATGGAAGTAAGAGTTTGCGACAGTAATGTGCTGCTTCGGATCCACTGCGATAAACACAACGGTTGTATAGCAAAAGTATACACTGAAATGCAGAAGCTTCGACTGATCATCCTAAATAGCAGTGTCATGCCATTTGGCCAGTCCAATCTGGCCATAACCATCACTGCTCAG AGGGAAGTGCAGTCCATGACAGCCAAAGACATAGCAAGAAGCCTGAGATCAGCACTTTCAGAAATAACTACTTCTTGTGCCTTTGAAGAATATCGTCTTCCTAATTCTTTCGCTTCAGTTCCATATCAACGCGTTCTTCACCTGCAGAAAGCTAAGCACTGA